A genomic segment from Haloarcula limicola encodes:
- a CDS encoding TetR/AcrR family transcriptional regulator: MDDDTATEILESTYRALCKHGYADLTVENIADEAERSKASIHYYYDSKENLFIEFLDFLYDRYTAKLPAADGGTPREQLSALLEIVLTEEEAAPGQEFRTALLEVKAQAPYSDAIQTRLVSLDQVLFERVRDIIAAGVETGEFDAAVEPTVAAEFLVTVIKGAHTRRVAVDHSSERLHETVIWYVDSHLIGDDLSGATP, translated from the coding sequence ATGGACGACGATACAGCTACTGAGATTCTAGAATCGACGTATCGGGCCCTCTGCAAGCACGGATACGCCGATCTCACCGTCGAGAATATCGCCGACGAAGCGGAACGGAGCAAAGCGAGCATTCACTACTACTACGACAGCAAGGAGAATCTCTTCATCGAGTTTCTCGACTTCCTGTACGACCGGTACACTGCGAAGCTCCCGGCAGCCGACGGTGGCACGCCGCGCGAGCAACTCTCCGCGCTCCTCGAGATAGTTCTCACCGAAGAAGAGGCCGCGCCTGGCCAGGAGTTCCGAACTGCACTACTCGAAGTGAAGGCACAAGCGCCGTACAGCGACGCTATCCAGACGCGACTCGTGAGCCTGGACCAGGTGCTTTTCGAACGGGTGCGGGATATCATCGCGGCCGGTGTCGAGACCGGCGAGTTCGACGCAGCCGTCGAGCCGACCGTCGCCGCCGAGTTCCTCGTAACCGTCATCAAGGGCGCTCATACGCGACGTGTGGCCGTCGATCACTCGTCCGAGCGACTTCACGAGACGGTAATCTGGTACGTTGACAGCCATCTCATCGGAGATGACCTATCGGGGGCGACCCCGTGA
- a CDS encoding TetR/AcrR family transcriptional regulator produces the protein MTEPSDRTLSEPDEAIMEATYRALRKHGYADLTIKRIAAEYGKSTAAVHYHYDTKDELLAAFLDYLLDQFVDSIHDVATTDPEDRLELLLDELLVKPQENPDLSIALLEMRSQAPYKAAFSERFQQNDEYIRYMLKAVINHGIDEGVFDDVDADHVTRSLMTIVDGARTRAVVLDEVEALETARRTANEYVDAMLR, from the coding sequence ATGACCGAACCATCGGATCGGACCCTCTCGGAACCCGATGAGGCGATCATGGAGGCCACCTATCGGGCCCTTCGGAAACACGGGTACGCTGACCTCACGATAAAACGGATTGCAGCGGAGTACGGGAAATCCACGGCTGCGGTGCACTACCATTACGACACCAAAGACGAGCTCCTCGCCGCCTTTCTCGATTATCTACTGGACCAGTTCGTCGATTCGATACACGACGTCGCGACGACCGACCCGGAGGACCGCTTAGAACTGCTGCTCGACGAACTGCTGGTCAAACCACAGGAGAACCCCGACCTCTCCATCGCACTACTGGAAATGCGGAGTCAGGCCCCGTACAAAGCGGCGTTTAGTGAGCGCTTCCAGCAGAACGATGAATACATCCGGTATATGCTCAAAGCGGTCATCAACCACGGTATCGACGAAGGCGTATTCGACGACGTCGACGCCGACCACGTAACTCGTTCGCTGATGACCATCGTCGATGGTGCCCGGACTCGGGCCGTGGTGTTGGACGAGGTCGAAGCCCTCGAAACGGCACGGCGGACCGCAAATGAGTACGTCGATGCGATGTTACGTTGA
- a CDS encoding DUF7535 family protein, with translation MARSINRPRPNSSNTGMRLIGYLVAAPLVLLLLPLLPVIVLLWIGGKLTAS, from the coding sequence ATGGCGAGATCGATAAACCGTCCTCGACCAAACAGTTCGAATACCGGAATGCGTCTGATCGGATATCTGGTCGCTGCGCCGTTGGTACTCCTCCTCCTTCCGCTTCTCCCCGTTATAGTGCTCCTCTGGATCGGGGGCAAACTCACGGCAAGTTAA
- a CDS encoding MaoC family dehydratase has product MPEIYFEDIKEGTVRDVGSYTVPKEEMVAFSERYDPQPIHIDEEAASNHVFGEIIASGWYTACICMRLLTDAFLRETVSIGSPGLDTLSWSTPVYAGDTLTVENEILDTRASRSRDDRGYVRNQTRAYNQDDEEVISWTATTIVLCRGAD; this is encoded by the coding sequence ATGCCGGAGATCTACTTCGAAGACATCAAAGAGGGCACAGTAAGAGACGTCGGCAGTTACACCGTTCCGAAAGAGGAGATGGTCGCGTTCTCCGAGCGGTACGATCCGCAACCGATACATATCGACGAGGAGGCGGCGTCGAACCACGTATTCGGAGAGATTATCGCCAGTGGCTGGTACACCGCCTGTATCTGCATGCGACTGCTCACCGATGCCTTCCTCCGTGAGACGGTGAGTATCGGCTCGCCCGGGTTAGATACGCTATCTTGGTCGACGCCCGTGTACGCTGGCGACACCCTCACCGTCGAAAACGAAATTCTCGATACCCGAGCGTCGAGAAGTCGCGACGATCGGGGCTACGTGCGCAATCAGACTCGCGCGTACAATCAGGACGACGAGGAAGTGATCTCGTGGACCGCGACGACCATCGTGCTCTGTCGTGGTGCCGACTGA
- a CDS encoding bacterio-opsin activator domain-containing protein: MSEHRGSERHRDGVPPTVLESSTVLVVGSSEWLAEFATTLDTRIGATVQQVETKAAAMELVRERAADCLISEYALAETTGIELLRAVRSETSTLPFLLVTTDGSEAVASSAIEAGVTDYIALTDPAEQLPDELVTRAERAIRSAQRSATRRERARQFDAIFDDTRTATWVLDPDGSLARVNQTAREMIDADIDAVVGEPFWTLPWWSRPDGTNKDIQQLVEKALDGSFGSAVVLQPPHVDDPRVVDLSVRPVENERGDPVSVVVEGVDVTERVDLERNLRQSEELHRVTLNNMTDTILITDEDGEYTYVCPNVHFIFGYTAAEIRELGAIDDLLGGDLFDREELAENGILKNIETTVTDKAGREHTLLVNVREVSIQDGTLLFSCRDITKRKQREEALATLHETARDFLYAETHREIAQHVVDDTPGVLDLDASAVYLFDGDTNELRPAAHSATMKELNGPLPTVPANGETLPSHSFVEDEVLFFDDVHDSDRLENRATDLRSAAYIPLGNHGVFVAGSDRVGIFDAVTRELADLLAATAEAALDRVTRESRLREQDRTLQTRNEQLTALNRINETIREIDQALVQAETREEIDHTVCELLTADDRFRFAWIGTVDPASESLEPRAWAGTERGYLDSQSFDIAESEAEPAGRTAATGNVTMVTNVAAGLREEAWRKDALSRDYLSVLGIPLVYNDLTHGVLTVYAPTQDAFDETTKAVLTELGDTIASALSAIERKNALLTTSMTRVEFAIDDSSFVLSRLARETECTLSYQGGVQQSTDGSYVFVTVDDGAVTDVADAASQLVGIDAVRQISADTEGGVLQLRLTQPFLALDLADHGAVFREATAGPTTTTLVIDIPESIDVRTIARLVRETFTGVELRAKQTLDQTAEHDLYSKFLEAVTDRQLEVIQTAYYSGFFESPRENTGEEIAAMLDISPPAFYQHVRTVQRKLFAALFEENELSVAASTRAVE; the protein is encoded by the coding sequence ATGAGCGAACATCGCGGTTCAGAACGGCACCGAGACGGGGTCCCCCCGACCGTTCTCGAATCGTCGACCGTTTTGGTTGTCGGGTCGAGCGAGTGGCTCGCGGAATTCGCAACGACGCTCGACACCCGGATCGGTGCGACCGTACAGCAGGTTGAAACCAAAGCGGCGGCGATGGAGCTCGTCCGGGAGCGAGCGGCGGACTGTCTCATCAGCGAGTACGCGCTCGCGGAGACGACCGGCATCGAACTCCTCAGAGCGGTCCGCAGCGAAACCAGCACGCTGCCGTTTCTCCTCGTGACTACGGATGGAAGCGAAGCCGTTGCCAGCAGCGCCATCGAAGCCGGCGTCACCGATTATATCGCGCTTACGGATCCAGCCGAGCAGTTGCCCGACGAGCTCGTCACCCGAGCGGAACGCGCGATTCGGTCCGCACAGCGGTCGGCCACGCGACGAGAACGCGCGAGACAGTTCGACGCGATCTTCGACGACACGCGGACGGCGACCTGGGTACTGGACCCGGATGGGTCACTCGCCCGCGTGAACCAGACGGCACGGGAGATGATCGACGCGGATATCGACGCGGTCGTCGGCGAGCCGTTCTGGACACTTCCGTGGTGGTCGCGCCCGGACGGCACAAACAAGGATATCCAACAACTCGTGGAGAAGGCGCTCGACGGGTCGTTCGGCAGTGCGGTCGTCCTACAGCCGCCACACGTCGACGATCCGCGCGTCGTCGACCTCTCCGTACGTCCCGTCGAAAACGAGCGTGGCGACCCCGTCTCGGTCGTCGTCGAAGGCGTCGACGTCACCGAACGCGTCGACCTCGAACGGAACCTCCGCCAGTCGGAGGAGCTCCATCGCGTCACGCTCAATAACATGACCGATACGATCCTCATCACGGACGAGGACGGGGAATACACCTACGTCTGTCCCAACGTCCACTTCATCTTCGGGTACACGGCCGCGGAGATCCGGGAACTCGGCGCGATCGACGACCTCCTCGGCGGCGACCTCTTCGACCGGGAAGAACTCGCCGAGAACGGGATCCTCAAGAACATCGAGACCACGGTGACGGACAAAGCCGGGCGCGAACACACGCTGCTCGTCAATGTTCGGGAGGTCTCGATCCAGGACGGCACGCTCCTCTTCAGCTGTCGGGACATCACGAAACGGAAACAACGGGAGGAGGCCCTCGCGACGCTCCACGAAACGGCCCGCGATTTCCTCTACGCCGAGACGCACCGGGAGATCGCTCAGCACGTCGTCGACGACACCCCGGGGGTACTCGATCTCGATGCGAGTGCCGTCTATCTCTTCGACGGCGATACCAACGAACTCAGGCCCGCGGCGCACTCGGCGACGATGAAAGAGCTCAACGGGCCGCTCCCGACCGTTCCCGCGAACGGCGAGACGCTTCCGAGCCACAGCTTCGTCGAGGACGAAGTGCTGTTCTTCGACGACGTCCACGATTCGGACCGACTCGAAAACCGGGCGACCGACCTCCGAAGCGCGGCCTACATCCCGCTCGGCAACCACGGCGTGTTCGTCGCCGGCTCGGACCGAGTCGGCATCTTCGATGCGGTGACCCGAGAGTTAGCTGACCTACTCGCTGCAACCGCCGAGGCGGCCCTCGACCGCGTCACGCGCGAGTCCCGACTCCGCGAACAGGATCGCACGTTGCAAACGCGAAACGAGCAACTGACCGCGCTGAACCGCATCAACGAGACGATTCGGGAGATCGACCAAGCGCTCGTGCAAGCGGAGACGCGCGAGGAGATCGATCACACGGTCTGTGAACTCCTGACTGCCGACGACCGGTTCCGGTTCGCCTGGATCGGCACGGTCGACCCGGCGAGCGAGAGCCTCGAGCCGCGGGCTTGGGCGGGCACCGAACGGGGCTACCTAGATAGCCAATCGTTCGACATCGCCGAGTCGGAGGCGGAACCGGCCGGTCGAACCGCAGCCACCGGTAACGTGACGATGGTGACGAACGTCGCTGCCGGGCTCCGCGAGGAAGCGTGGCGGAAGGACGCTCTCTCTCGGGACTACCTCTCCGTCCTCGGCATCCCGCTCGTCTACAACGATCTCACGCACGGCGTCCTGACGGTGTACGCACCGACGCAAGACGCGTTCGACGAGACGACGAAAGCGGTCCTCACGGAACTCGGCGACACCATCGCGTCGGCCCTCAGTGCGATCGAGCGGAAGAACGCGTTGCTCACGACGTCGATGACACGCGTCGAGTTCGCCATCGACGATTCCTCGTTCGTCCTCTCACGGCTCGCACGGGAGACGGAGTGCACCCTCTCGTACCAGGGCGGCGTCCAGCAATCGACGGACGGCAGCTACGTGTTCGTGACCGTCGACGACGGGGCGGTAACCGACGTTGCGGACGCCGCCTCGCAGTTGGTGGGTATCGACGCGGTACGACAGATCAGCGCGGATACCGAAGGAGGCGTGCTGCAGCTCCGACTCACACAGCCGTTCCTCGCCTTAGATCTGGCCGATCACGGTGCCGTCTTCCGTGAAGCGACTGCTGGGCCGACGACGACGACGCTCGTTATCGACATTCCGGAGAGCATCGACGTCCGAACGATCGCGCGGCTCGTCCGCGAAACGTTCACCGGTGTCGAGCTCCGTGCCAAGCAGACGCTCGATCAGACCGCGGAACACGACCTCTACTCGAAGTTCCTCGAGGCGGTGACGGACCGGCAGCTGGAAGTGATTCAGACGGCGTACTACAGCGGGTTCTTCGAATCGCCGCGCGAGAACACGGGCGAGGAGATCGCGGCGATGCTCGACATCTCCCCACCCGCGTTCTATCAGCACGTCCGGACCGTCCAGCGGAAACTGTTCGCCGCGCTATTCGAGGAGAACGAACTCTCGGTAGCGGCTTCTACGAGGGCGGTTGAATAA
- a CDS encoding rubrerythrin-like domain-containing protein has protein sequence MRDVNPKSDEETPYECFECGSIIVAENDPGQCPDCGGPMRNRLTALE, from the coding sequence ATGAGAGATGTCAACCCGAAATCGGACGAAGAGACGCCGTACGAATGCTTCGAGTGTGGCAGTATTATCGTCGCAGAGAACGATCCCGGCCAGTGTCCTGATTGCGGTGGCCCGATGCGAAACCGCCTGACAGCACTCGAATGA
- the gdhB gene encoding glutamate dehydrogenase GdhB encodes MTMASETESVHDESGDASAESTGPESALETARRQLYHAADHLDIDRNIVERLKHPKKVHEVTVPIERDDGSVEVFTGYRAQHDSVRGPFKGGLRYHPEVTRDECVGLGMWMTWKCAVMDLPFGGAKGGVAVNPKELSDEEKERLTRRFAQELRDNIGPNQDIPAPDMGTDPQTMAWLMDAYSMQEGETTPGVVTGKPPVVGGSEGREEAPGRSVAIITQLVCEYYDRRLEDTTVAIQGYGSVGANAARLLDEWGATVVAVSDVNGAMYEPDGIETAAVPSHDEEPEAVTTYADTVISNDELLTLDVDVLVPAALGNVITEENADAIAADFVVEGANGPTTPTADSILAERDIAVIPDILANAGGVTVSYFEWLQDINRRAWSLERVNDELEAEMQAAWDAVRSEFERRDVTWRDAAYIVALSRIADAHEARGLWP; translated from the coding sequence ATGACGATGGCATCGGAGACCGAGAGCGTCCACGACGAATCCGGCGACGCTTCGGCGGAGTCGACCGGCCCGGAGTCCGCGCTCGAAACTGCTCGACGACAGCTCTACCACGCGGCCGATCACCTCGACATCGACCGGAACATCGTCGAACGGCTCAAACATCCGAAGAAAGTCCACGAGGTGACAGTCCCCATCGAGCGAGACGACGGGTCAGTCGAAGTGTTCACGGGCTATCGCGCCCAGCACGACAGCGTGAGAGGGCCGTTCAAAGGCGGGCTTCGGTATCACCCCGAAGTCACTCGGGACGAGTGTGTCGGCCTCGGCATGTGGATGACCTGGAAATGTGCCGTGATGGACCTCCCCTTCGGCGGTGCCAAAGGCGGCGTCGCGGTCAATCCGAAGGAATTGAGTGACGAGGAAAAGGAGCGGCTCACCCGACGATTCGCGCAGGAACTGCGCGACAACATCGGACCCAATCAGGACATTCCCGCTCCCGACATGGGTACCGACCCGCAGACGATGGCATGGTTGATGGACGCCTATTCGATGCAGGAGGGCGAGACGACGCCGGGCGTCGTCACCGGGAAACCGCCGGTCGTCGGCGGGAGCGAAGGGCGCGAGGAGGCCCCCGGACGGAGCGTAGCGATCATCACGCAGTTGGTGTGTGAGTACTACGACCGGCGACTCGAGGACACGACCGTCGCGATTCAGGGCTACGGGAGCGTCGGAGCGAATGCGGCCCGCCTCCTCGACGAGTGGGGTGCGACCGTCGTCGCGGTTAGTGACGTGAACGGGGCGATGTACGAGCCGGACGGGATCGAGACGGCGGCCGTCCCATCACACGACGAGGAACCGGAGGCCGTCACTACGTACGCCGACACCGTGATATCGAACGACGAGCTGCTCACGCTCGACGTCGACGTCCTCGTTCCGGCCGCCTTGGGGAACGTGATCACCGAGGAGAACGCGGACGCGATCGCGGCGGACTTCGTCGTGGAAGGCGCGAACGGTCCGACGACCCCGACGGCCGATTCGATTCTCGCGGAGCGGGACATCGCCGTGATTCCCGACATCCTCGCCAACGCCGGCGGTGTTACGGTCAGTTACTTCGAGTGGCTCCAGGACATCAACCGGCGAGCCTGGTCGCTCGAACGAGTCAACGACGAACTCGAAGCGGAGATGCAGGCCGCCTGGGACGCGGTTCGATCCGAGTTCGAACGGCGCGACGTCACCTGGCGCGATGCGGCGTACATCGTCGCGCTCTCACGGATCGCGGACGCACACGAAGCGCGTGGACTGTGGCCGTAA
- a CDS encoding winged helix-turn-helix transcriptional regulator, translating into MATQPSEGDGEEPTDVERRNADVCTVVGAVEAVGSKWKLIVLNDLRGGEKRFNELKRSTGASSYTLSRVLDGLETEGFVENRKELASPVASYYSLTEKGGDLCPVFDALDEWGTDWLE; encoded by the coding sequence ATGGCGACCCAACCATCGGAGGGGGACGGTGAGGAACCGACCGACGTCGAACGGCGGAACGCGGACGTCTGTACCGTCGTTGGCGCAGTGGAAGCGGTCGGGTCGAAGTGGAAACTCATCGTCCTCAACGACTTACGGGGCGGGGAAAAGCGGTTCAACGAACTCAAACGGTCGACGGGGGCGAGTTCCTATACGCTCTCTCGCGTCCTCGACGGCCTGGAGACGGAGGGATTCGTCGAGAATCGCAAGGAGTTGGCGTCGCCGGTCGCCAGTTACTACTCGTTGACCGAAAAGGGCGGTGACCTCTGTCCGGTGTTCGACGCCCTAGACGAGTGGGGAACCGACTGGCTCGAGTGA
- a CDS encoding DoxX family protein: MVESAPQRRSSETATQWSLAFVRLALGIPMLVGGVGKVFAVGPKAMGISGFAGFLGGLGVPLPAVAAWGVGLLELLGGVLLVAGLAVRITSALVAIDMLVATVLVHLPNGYPAAGSGIELTLTLALIAVALALSGPGALSVERALFEQAGRSRESSQAGTTDR; the protein is encoded by the coding sequence ATGGTCGAGAGCGCGCCACAGCGGCGCTCCTCCGAGACGGCGACGCAGTGGAGCCTGGCCTTCGTTCGACTGGCCCTCGGGATTCCGATGTTGGTCGGCGGCGTCGGCAAAGTCTTCGCAGTCGGGCCGAAAGCGATGGGGATCTCCGGCTTCGCGGGCTTCTTGGGAGGTCTCGGCGTTCCGCTCCCCGCGGTTGCGGCGTGGGGTGTCGGTCTCCTCGAACTCCTCGGTGGCGTCTTGTTGGTAGCCGGCTTGGCCGTTCGAATCACGAGCGCGTTAGTCGCCATCGACATGCTCGTTGCCACAGTGCTCGTCCATCTTCCCAACGGGTATCCAGCCGCGGGCAGCGGGATCGAGTTGACGCTCACGCTGGCCTTGATCGCGGTAGCACTCGCCTTGAGTGGCCCCGGAGCGCTGTCGGTAGAGCGTGCGCTGTTCGAACAGGCAGGTCGCTCCCGCGAGTCGTCTCAGGCGGGGACCACAGACAGATAA
- a CDS encoding VOC family protein has protein sequence MNSNELPQNARIGRTALRVNDLSELTEFYRDIVGLSVLRQSDARTVLGAAGTPLLVLEGAEDALERHQSSTGLFHNAFRVPSREALGDALARIREHWQLGGASDHGVSEALYLTDPEGNGIEIYRDYPREGWPRSEDGRIQMGTYPLDLEAVEAAATGDSGLPPETDLGHVHLEVSSLETFDDFYVDTLGFAVQTEMPAALFVGAGGYHHHIGANTWNHRTGPVSGRGLSWFELLVPERAALEAIQDRLEASDVPFTETDGGLVVRDPDEIEVRIRVETDR, from the coding sequence ATGAACTCGAACGAACTCCCGCAAAACGCACGTATCGGACGAACCGCACTCCGTGTCAATGACCTCTCTGAGCTGACCGAGTTCTACCGAGATATCGTCGGGCTCAGCGTGCTTCGGCAATCCGACGCTCGGACCGTCCTCGGTGCTGCGGGCACACCGCTCCTCGTCTTGGAGGGTGCTGAGGATGCGCTCGAACGACACCAGTCGAGTACGGGACTCTTTCACAACGCGTTCCGCGTTCCCTCGCGTGAGGCGTTAGGTGACGCGTTAGCCCGCATTCGGGAGCACTGGCAGCTGGGCGGCGCGTCCGATCACGGCGTCAGCGAAGCGTTGTACCTGACTGACCCGGAGGGCAATGGCATCGAGATTTACCGAGACTACCCGCGTGAAGGCTGGCCGCGCAGTGAGGACGGGCGTATTCAGATGGGGACGTATCCCCTCGACCTCGAGGCGGTGGAAGCCGCTGCCACGGGTGACTCGGGACTCCCTCCAGAGACGGACCTCGGACACGTACACCTCGAAGTGTCCTCGCTGGAGACGTTCGACGACTTCTACGTGGACACTCTCGGATTCGCGGTCCAAACGGAGATGCCGGCCGCGCTCTTCGTCGGTGCTGGCGGCTACCATCACCACATCGGGGCGAACACGTGGAACCATCGGACGGGCCCGGTCAGCGGGCGGGGACTGTCGTGGTTCGAGCTACTCGTCCCAGAACGGGCAGCGCTCGAGGCAATTCAGGATCGTCTCGAAGCCAGCGATGTTCCGTTCACCGAGACAGACGGCGGTCTCGTCGTTCGCGATCCCGACGAAATTGAAGTTCGCATTCGGGTCGAAACAGACCGATAG
- a CDS encoding trimeric intracellular cation channel family protein translates to MLDSSLFWVVNAVGLAAFALVGASKAIREGFDPFGVTVVGLVTAFGGGTTRDLLVLRVPLSLQTLTNIGFGMLGVILAVVLSVYLRDPDRHPFSLAADAIGLGAFATTGAIVATNVGVSPFGVIAIATINAVGGGAFADILLDRPPFILLEDFYASCALLGGCTYWVISMTAGGGLLAAGGCAGITVGTRLVAVRYEWELPNIREYTIDTTR, encoded by the coding sequence ATGCTAGATAGCTCGCTGTTTTGGGTCGTAAATGCCGTTGGACTGGCGGCTTTCGCGCTTGTCGGCGCTAGCAAAGCCATTCGAGAGGGCTTTGATCCGTTCGGTGTAACAGTCGTCGGACTCGTGACTGCGTTCGGGGGCGGAACGACACGGGACCTCCTCGTTTTGCGCGTTCCGCTCTCCCTCCAGACGCTCACGAACATCGGTTTCGGGATGCTGGGTGTGATTCTGGCCGTAGTTCTCTCGGTGTATCTCAGGGACCCCGACCGCCATCCGTTTTCGCTCGCCGCCGATGCGATCGGGCTCGGTGCGTTCGCGACGACGGGTGCGATCGTCGCGACGAACGTCGGGGTATCTCCGTTCGGGGTGATCGCTATCGCGACGATCAACGCCGTCGGTGGCGGGGCGTTCGCAGATATTCTGCTCGACCGGCCACCGTTTATCCTCCTCGAGGATTTCTATGCGAGTTGCGCGCTGCTCGGTGGGTGTACTTACTGGGTGATCTCGATGACCGCCGGAGGGGGGCTCCTCGCGGCCGGTGGGTGCGCTGGGATCACAGTCGGAACGCGGCTCGTCGCAGTCCGATACGAGTGGGAGCTTCCCAATATTCGGGAGTACACGATAGACACTACCCGTTGA
- a CDS encoding ArsR family transcriptional regulator, protein MTQKSSGSEGQRASIEDLSPSAKLVYKTLQYEGELTQKQLVEKTALVQRTVRSAVHRLEAADEITSRTKLGDARQSVYSIADTSQETTTDQPEYVRTDAHSSR, encoded by the coding sequence ATGACGCAGAAGTCCAGCGGGTCCGAGGGTCAGCGCGCGTCTATCGAAGATCTCTCACCGAGTGCGAAGCTCGTCTACAAGACGCTTCAGTACGAGGGAGAACTCACGCAAAAACAGCTCGTAGAGAAGACCGCGCTCGTCCAGCGGACAGTTCGGTCCGCGGTCCATCGGCTCGAAGCGGCGGACGAGATCACCTCACGGACCAAACTCGGAGACGCTCGACAGAGCGTCTATTCGATCGCGGATACCTCCCAGGAGACGACGACAGATCAGCCCGAGTACGTGCGAACGGACGCCCACTCGAGCAGATGA
- a CDS encoding DUF1641 domain-containing protein, producing the protein MANPTDVYPNDATNGERRLETGDGEAALREVLDRHGEALAAAVERTDEAEDALETAILMLATADEDEIAHLTASSANLLEAADGISTRETAELAADVGANASELADALDTVVALQRTGDLDDLVAIATAFSDSLSAEEISDLATVLEEGGGEMIETLEMLLELQRENHLEELVELATTLSTLEIDADTAAGLNAMLSALGEAQRDSESVGPLGLLSRLRSRDARAGLGFVVELLTALGSRIRRR; encoded by the coding sequence ATGGCTAACCCCACAGACGTCTACCCGAACGACGCCACTAACGGAGAACGCCGATTAGAGACTGGCGACGGCGAGGCGGCGCTCCGTGAAGTACTCGATCGCCACGGCGAAGCGCTGGCAGCGGCGGTCGAGCGAACTGACGAAGCCGAAGACGCGCTCGAGACGGCGATACTGATGCTCGCCACGGCCGACGAGGACGAGATAGCGCATCTCACGGCGTCGTCGGCCAACCTTCTCGAGGCGGCAGACGGGATCTCGACCCGAGAGACGGCCGAGCTCGCCGCCGACGTCGGAGCGAACGCGAGCGAACTCGCGGACGCACTCGACACCGTGGTCGCGCTCCAGCGAACTGGCGACCTCGACGACCTCGTTGCGATAGCGACCGCTTTCTCGGATTCGCTCTCCGCTGAGGAGATCAGCGACTTGGCCACGGTCCTCGAGGAAGGGGGAGGAGAGATGATCGAGACCCTCGAGATGCTCCTCGAGCTACAGCGTGAGAACCACCTCGAAGAACTGGTCGAGCTGGCGACCACGCTCTCGACGCTGGAGATAGACGCCGACACTGCAGCGGGTCTGAACGCGATGCTCTCGGCGCTCGGTGAGGCGCAGCGCGATTCCGAATCGGTCGGGCCGTTGGGACTGCTCAGTCGCCTTCGATCACGGGACGCTCGCGCAGGGCTCGGGTTCGTCGTCGAGCTTCTGACGGCCCTGGGAAGCCGAATACGGCGACGATGA